Proteins encoded in a region of the Dryobates pubescens isolate bDryPub1 chromosome 14, bDryPub1.pri, whole genome shotgun sequence genome:
- the RBM12B gene encoding RNA-binding protein 12B, with translation MAVVIRLQGLPVVAGPADIRRFFLGLNIPDGGVHIIGGEIGEAFIIFATDEDARRAMSCSGGFIKDSHIELFLSSKAEMQSTIEMSRKRFDRGGRETMSGSRRMGTNGSGVGDMPHLGTPFPKGVSKPGYGPPSHPEAGFHTNGARHGDLGMPKSSYQSLDDAHPFIPDDLYLFLRGIPYSATEDDVCAFLSGIRVDGVILIKRHNGLNSGDCLVKFATPGDALEALKRHRQYMGQRYIEISPTTEERWIEYGGVVDTPDEMDRFSCEDCSPRSSGYMHSRRHSRSRSPRRQRTRSRSPPHQEYYIHLRNLSTNLEKRDLIDFFPDLDICSTQIKLLMDKHQRRTRDAFVMLRSERDYHAALKCHRRVLLNRSVYIFPISRKSMLKIIDSCERKRSQGRDRSGQSTPEKSYREGHSSPKRCVYVRNFPFDVSKIEVQRFFERFDVDEDDIYLLYDDKGVGLGEALVRFKSEDEAMEAENLNRRRFLGTEVLVRLISEDQMEKFGVTVPLFTPNDMQDHSHPYDRGELSCPIGSPSGPPQGPPMHSFGSPGNFGHPSEFRHPPEDFMCPPKDFRGPPPPLDFGGDSEPFGRMEFGNNKLGGFPEGRFTPDPSFSGGSDRVVPIRLKNLPFKATPNEILDFFYGYSVIPESVSVQYNEQGLPSGDAIVAMTNYEEAMAAINELNDRPIGQRKVKLSLL, from the coding sequence ATGGCTGTAGTCATCCGTTTACAGGGGCTTCCTGTTGTTGCGGGCCCTGCAGATATCCGTCGTTTCTTCTTGGGATTGAATATTCCCGATGGAGGTGTGCATATTATTGGAGGAGAGATTGGGGAGGCTTTTATTATATTTGCAACAGACGAAGACGCACGGCGCGCCATGAGCTGCTCGGGAGGGTTTATCAAGGACTCGCACATAGAGCTGTTTctcagcagcaaggcagagatgcagagcACCATAGAAATGAGCCGGAAGCGATTTGACCGTGGGGGACGAGAAACGATGTCTGGCTCCAGAAGAATGGGTACCAATGGTTCGGGGGTTGGAGACATGCCACATTTGGGCACGCCTTTTCCAAAAGGAGTGAGTAAACCTGGTTACGGTCCGCCGAGCCACCCGGAGGCTGGTTTCCACACCAATGGCGCAAGACATGGGGATCTAGGCATGCCCAAGTCAAGCTATCAGTCGCTAGACGACGCTCATCCCTTTATCCCAGATGATCTTTACTTGTTTCTCCGTGGCATCCCTTACTCTGCGACAGAAGACGATGTGTGTGCTTTCCTTTCTGGGATCCGTGTGGATGGAGTGATTCTGATCAAGCGTCACAATGGCTTAAACAGTGGTGACTGCCTGGTAAAATTCGCTACGCCGGGTGATGCCTTAGAGGCGCTTAAGCGGCACAGACAGTACATGGGTCAGAGGTATATAGAAATTAGCCCAACTACAGAGGAGCGGTGGATTGAGTACGGTGGGGTGGTTGACACGCCAGATGAAATGGATCGCTTCTCCTGCGAGGACTGTTCTCCGAGGAGTTCGGGCTACATGCATTCAAGGAGGCATTCACGTTCAAGGTCACCAAGGAGACAAAGAACACGCTCTCGTTCACCTCCTCACCAGGAGTACTACATACACTTAAGAAACTTATCTACTAATCTGGAAAAGAGAGATCTGATAGACTTTTTTCCTGACCTGGATATATGCAGCACGCAAATCAAGCTTCTTATGGATAAGCATCAGAGAAGGACTAGAGATGCCTTTGTGATGTTAAGGAGTGAGAGAGATTATCATGCTGCTTTGAAATGTCATAGAAGGGTTCTTCTCAATCGTTCCGTTTACATCTTTCCAATTTCCAGAAAGTCAATGTTGAAAATAATTGATTCTTGTGAGAGGAAAAGGTCACAGGGCAGAGATCGTTCTGGACAGTCCACGCCAGAGAAAAGCTACCGGGAAGGGCATTCTAGCCCCAAGAGATGTGTTTACGTAAGGAATTTCCCCTTCGATGTGTCAAAGATCGAAGTGCAACGGTTCTTTGAAAGGTTTGATGTTGACGAAGATGATATTTACTTGCTCTACGATGACAAGGGAGTTGGGCTGGGAGAAGCATTAGTAAGGTTCAAATCTGAAGACGAAGCCATGGAGGCAGAGAATTTAAATCGTCGAAGGTTCTTGGGAACGGAGGTCTTGGTAAGACTTATCTCTGAAGACCAGATGGAGAAGTTTGGTGTAACTGTGCCATTGTTTACACCAAATGACATGCAGGATCATTCACATCCATATGACAGAGGTGAGCTTTCCTGTCCAATCGGTTCACCATCTGGGCCACCACAGGGGCCACCCATGCACTCATTTGGTTCCCCTGGGAATTTTGGGCATCCTTCTGAATTTAGGCACCCTCCTGAGGACTTCATGTGCCCTCCTAAGGATTTTAGAGGCCCTCCACCCCCCCTGGATTTTGGTGGTGACAGTGAACCTTTTGGCAGAATGGAGTTTGGGAATAACAAACTAGGAGGTTTTCCGGAAGGAAGGTTTACACCGGATCCGAGTTTCAGTGGTGGCTCTGACCGCGTTGTTCCTATTCGATTGAAAAATTTACCTTTTAAAGCTACTCCTAACGAGATCCTGGATTTTTTCTATGGCTACAGCGTGATACCCGAGTCAGTTTCTGTACAGTACAATGAACAGGGATTGCCTTCGGGCGATGCTATTGTCGCTATGACAAACTATGAGGAAGCTATGGCTGCTATTAATGAACTGAATGATAGGCCAATCGGTCAGAGGAAAGTTAAGTTGAGCTTGCTGTGA